A genomic region of Xiphophorus couchianus chromosome 18, X_couchianus-1.0, whole genome shotgun sequence contains the following coding sequences:
- the fosb gene encoding protein FosB isoform X3, whose translation MQLFWKETKTISLGNNKKLNGDTVRSLITAGAAFSFSPSGEMYQGFPGDPDSGSRGSSSPSIESQYLSSVDSFGSPPTTSAPQECVSAGAGLSIVGSGPGSSVGGEMPGSFVPTVTAITTSQDLQWMVQPTLISSQASGQSSSTGTSTMTQPVSLVDPYDMPGPSYSSGSCFTPPSSETPVPALGPIRQSRPRSRRARDESVSEDGDVGVLLTPEEEEKRRVRRERNKLAAAKCRNRRRELTDRLQSETDVLEEEKAELEAEISELQKEKERLEFVLVAHQPNCKIPYQEQAQQASVQSQLAPQSLPPPVSIVGLTVKEDSFYLPPAYSAHPAPTQPQPPLQHQQVQQQQQPQAGMMQEREPAGSVPTSGTAVASSHPIP comes from the exons ATGCAACTTTTTTGGAAAGAAACCAAGACCATCTCACTGGGAAACAACAAGAAACTTAACG GTGACACCGTGCGCTCCCTGATTACTGCAGGTGCCGCCTTCTCCTTCAGTCCCTCCGGGGAGATGTACCAAGGGTTTCCCGGCGACCCCGACAGCGGATCCCGTGGAAGCTCGTCTCCGTCCATAGAGTCCCAGTACCTATCCTCCGTGGACTCCTTCGGGAGCCCGCCCACCACCAGTGCTCCGCAG GAGTGTGTTTCAGCGGGTGCTGGCTTGAGCATTGTGGGCAGCGGGCCAGGAAGCAGTGTCGGAGGTGAGATGCCAGGTTCATTCGTGCCCACCGTCACCGCCATAACTACCAGTCAGGACCTGCAGTGGATGGTGCAGCCAACCCTCATCTCCTCCCAGGCCTCCGGGCAGAGTAGCTCCACTGGCACCTCGACCATGACCCAGCCAGTGTCTCTGGTGGACCCGTATGACATGCCGGGCCCCAGCTACTCCTCGGGGTCCTGTTTCACTCCTCCCAGTTCAGAAACCCCAGTGCCGGCGCTGGGTCCCATCCGGCAGTCCAGACCCCGCAGCCGCCGTGCACGAGACGAGTCTGTGAGTGAAGATGGAGATGTTGGTGTGTTA CTAAcacctgaggaggaggagaagaggcgCGTTCGCCGAGAGAGAAACAAGCTGGCTGCTGCCAAATGCAGAAACCGCAGACGGGAACTGACAGACAGGCTGCAATCG GAAACTGACGTACTTGAGGAGGAGAAGGCAGAGCTGGAGGCCGAGATCTCCGAActgcagaaggagaaagagCGTCTGGAGTTTGTACTGGTGGCCCACCAGCCAAACTGCAAGATCCCGTACCAGGAGCAGGCTCAGCAGGCCTCAGTGCAGTCCCAGCTCGCTCCTCAGAGCCTGCCACCTCCCGTCTCCATTGTGGGCTTGACTGTGAAGGAGGACTCTTTCTATCTCCCTCCTGCCTACTCTGCTCACCCGGCCCCCACACAGCCCCAGCCTCCGTTGCAGCATCAGCaagtccagcagcagcagcagcctcaaGCAGGGATGATGCAGGAG AGGGAGCCTGCGGGGTCAGTGCCAACCAGCGGAACAGCAGTAGCGAGCAGTCATCCGATTCCCTGA
- the fosb gene encoding protein FosB isoform X4: MQLFWKETKTISLGNNKKLNGDTVRSLITAGAAFSFSPSGEMYQGFPGDPDSGSRGSSSPSIESQYLSSVDSFGSPPTTSAPQECVSAGAGLSIVGSGPGSSVGGEMPGSFVPTVTAITTSQDLQWMVQPTLISSQASGQSSSTGTSTMTQPVSLVDPYDMPGPSYSSGSCFTPPSSETPVPALGPIRQSRPRSRRARDESVSEDGDVGVLLTPEEEEKRRVRRERNKLAAAKCRNRRRELTDRLQSETDVLEEEKAELEAEISELQKEKERLEFVLVAHQPNCKIPYQEQAQQASVQSQLAPQSLPPPVSIVGLTVKEDSFYLPPAYSAHPAPTQPQPPLQHQQVQQQQQPQAGMMQESSTTESPENPSSPWDLE; encoded by the exons ATGCAACTTTTTTGGAAAGAAACCAAGACCATCTCACTGGGAAACAACAAGAAACTTAACG GTGACACCGTGCGCTCCCTGATTACTGCAGGTGCCGCCTTCTCCTTCAGTCCCTCCGGGGAGATGTACCAAGGGTTTCCCGGCGACCCCGACAGCGGATCCCGTGGAAGCTCGTCTCCGTCCATAGAGTCCCAGTACCTATCCTCCGTGGACTCCTTCGGGAGCCCGCCCACCACCAGTGCTCCGCAG GAGTGTGTTTCAGCGGGTGCTGGCTTGAGCATTGTGGGCAGCGGGCCAGGAAGCAGTGTCGGAGGTGAGATGCCAGGTTCATTCGTGCCCACCGTCACCGCCATAACTACCAGTCAGGACCTGCAGTGGATGGTGCAGCCAACCCTCATCTCCTCCCAGGCCTCCGGGCAGAGTAGCTCCACTGGCACCTCGACCATGACCCAGCCAGTGTCTCTGGTGGACCCGTATGACATGCCGGGCCCCAGCTACTCCTCGGGGTCCTGTTTCACTCCTCCCAGTTCAGAAACCCCAGTGCCGGCGCTGGGTCCCATCCGGCAGTCCAGACCCCGCAGCCGCCGTGCACGAGACGAGTCTGTGAGTGAAGATGGAGATGTTGGTGTGTTA CTAAcacctgaggaggaggagaagaggcgCGTTCGCCGAGAGAGAAACAAGCTGGCTGCTGCCAAATGCAGAAACCGCAGACGGGAACTGACAGACAGGCTGCAATCG GAAACTGACGTACTTGAGGAGGAGAAGGCAGAGCTGGAGGCCGAGATCTCCGAActgcagaaggagaaagagCGTCTGGAGTTTGTACTGGTGGCCCACCAGCCAAACTGCAAGATCCCGTACCAGGAGCAGGCTCAGCAGGCCTCAGTGCAGTCCCAGCTCGCTCCTCAGAGCCTGCCACCTCCCGTCTCCATTGTGGGCTTGACTGTGAAGGAGGACTCTTTCTATCTCCCTCCTGCCTACTCTGCTCACCCGGCCCCCACACAGCCCCAGCCTCCGTTGCAGCATCAGCaagtccagcagcagcagcagcctcaaGCAGGGATGATGCAGGAG TCCTCGACCACTGAGAGCCCGGAGAACCCCTCCAGCCCCTGGGACCTTGAGTGA
- the fosb gene encoding protein FosB isoform X1 — MQLFWKETKTISLGNNKKLNGDTVRSLITAGAAFSFSPSGEMYQGFPGDPDSGSRGSSSPSIESQYLSSVDSFGSPPTTSAPQECVSAGAGLSIVGSGPGSSVGGEMPGSFVPTVTAITTSQDLQWMVQPTLISSQASGQSSSTGTSTMTQPVSLVDPYDMPGPSYSSGSCFTPPSSETPVPALGPIRQSRPRSRRARDESVSEDGDVGVLLTPEEEEKRRVRRERNKLAAAKCRNRRRELTDRLQSETDVLEEEKAELEAEISELQKEKERLEFVLVAHQPNCKIPYQEQAQQASVQSQLAPQSLPPPVSIVGLTVKEDSFYLPPAYSAHPAPTQPQPPLQHQQVQQQQQPQAGMMQEVEFSSSFYGSAEPAPGGPCLMASDSGGGGVNHDDAAIGSYNTSYTSSFVFTYPEGACGVSANQRNSSSEQSSDSLNSPSLLAL, encoded by the exons ATGCAACTTTTTTGGAAAGAAACCAAGACCATCTCACTGGGAAACAACAAGAAACTTAACG GTGACACCGTGCGCTCCCTGATTACTGCAGGTGCCGCCTTCTCCTTCAGTCCCTCCGGGGAGATGTACCAAGGGTTTCCCGGCGACCCCGACAGCGGATCCCGTGGAAGCTCGTCTCCGTCCATAGAGTCCCAGTACCTATCCTCCGTGGACTCCTTCGGGAGCCCGCCCACCACCAGTGCTCCGCAG GAGTGTGTTTCAGCGGGTGCTGGCTTGAGCATTGTGGGCAGCGGGCCAGGAAGCAGTGTCGGAGGTGAGATGCCAGGTTCATTCGTGCCCACCGTCACCGCCATAACTACCAGTCAGGACCTGCAGTGGATGGTGCAGCCAACCCTCATCTCCTCCCAGGCCTCCGGGCAGAGTAGCTCCACTGGCACCTCGACCATGACCCAGCCAGTGTCTCTGGTGGACCCGTATGACATGCCGGGCCCCAGCTACTCCTCGGGGTCCTGTTTCACTCCTCCCAGTTCAGAAACCCCAGTGCCGGCGCTGGGTCCCATCCGGCAGTCCAGACCCCGCAGCCGCCGTGCACGAGACGAGTCTGTGAGTGAAGATGGAGATGTTGGTGTGTTA CTAAcacctgaggaggaggagaagaggcgCGTTCGCCGAGAGAGAAACAAGCTGGCTGCTGCCAAATGCAGAAACCGCAGACGGGAACTGACAGACAGGCTGCAATCG GAAACTGACGTACTTGAGGAGGAGAAGGCAGAGCTGGAGGCCGAGATCTCCGAActgcagaaggagaaagagCGTCTGGAGTTTGTACTGGTGGCCCACCAGCCAAACTGCAAGATCCCGTACCAGGAGCAGGCTCAGCAGGCCTCAGTGCAGTCCCAGCTCGCTCCTCAGAGCCTGCCACCTCCCGTCTCCATTGTGGGCTTGACTGTGAAGGAGGACTCTTTCTATCTCCCTCCTGCCTACTCTGCTCACCCGGCCCCCACACAGCCCCAGCCTCCGTTGCAGCATCAGCaagtccagcagcagcagcagcctcaaGCAGGGATGATGCAGGAGGTAGAGTTTTCTAGTTCTTTCTACGGCTCAGCTGAGCCAGCACCTGGTGGGCCATGCCTTATGGCCAGTGacagtggtggtggtggtgttaACCATGACGATGCCGCCATTGGCAGTTACAACACCTCATACACATCTTCATTTGTGTTCACCTACCCAGAGGGAGCCTGCGGGGTCAGTGCCAACCAGCGGAACAGCAGTAGCGAGCAGTCATCCGATTCCCTGAACTCGCCTTCGCTGCTGGCACTCTGA
- the fosb gene encoding protein FosB isoform X2 gives MQLFWKETKTISLGNNKKLNGDTVRSLITAGAAFSFSPSGEMYQGFPGDPDSGSRGSSSPSIESQYLSSVDSFGSPPTTSAPQECVSAGAGLSIVGSGPGSSVGGEMPGSFVPTVTAITTSQDLQWMVQPTLISSQASGQSSSTGTSTMTQPVSLVDPYDMPGPSYSSGSCFTPPSSETPVPALGPIRQSRPRSRRARDESLTPEEEEKRRVRRERNKLAAAKCRNRRRELTDRLQSETDVLEEEKAELEAEISELQKEKERLEFVLVAHQPNCKIPYQEQAQQASVQSQLAPQSLPPPVSIVGLTVKEDSFYLPPAYSAHPAPTQPQPPLQHQQVQQQQQPQAGMMQEVEFSSSFYGSAEPAPGGPCLMASDSGGGGVNHDDAAIGSYNTSYTSSFVFTYPEGACGVSANQRNSSSEQSSDSLNSPSLLAL, from the exons ATGCAACTTTTTTGGAAAGAAACCAAGACCATCTCACTGGGAAACAACAAGAAACTTAACG GTGACACCGTGCGCTCCCTGATTACTGCAGGTGCCGCCTTCTCCTTCAGTCCCTCCGGGGAGATGTACCAAGGGTTTCCCGGCGACCCCGACAGCGGATCCCGTGGAAGCTCGTCTCCGTCCATAGAGTCCCAGTACCTATCCTCCGTGGACTCCTTCGGGAGCCCGCCCACCACCAGTGCTCCGCAG GAGTGTGTTTCAGCGGGTGCTGGCTTGAGCATTGTGGGCAGCGGGCCAGGAAGCAGTGTCGGAGGTGAGATGCCAGGTTCATTCGTGCCCACCGTCACCGCCATAACTACCAGTCAGGACCTGCAGTGGATGGTGCAGCCAACCCTCATCTCCTCCCAGGCCTCCGGGCAGAGTAGCTCCACTGGCACCTCGACCATGACCCAGCCAGTGTCTCTGGTGGACCCGTATGACATGCCGGGCCCCAGCTACTCCTCGGGGTCCTGTTTCACTCCTCCCAGTTCAGAAACCCCAGTGCCGGCGCTGGGTCCCATCCGGCAGTCCAGACCCCGCAGCCGCCGTGCACGAGACGAGTCT CTAAcacctgaggaggaggagaagaggcgCGTTCGCCGAGAGAGAAACAAGCTGGCTGCTGCCAAATGCAGAAACCGCAGACGGGAACTGACAGACAGGCTGCAATCG GAAACTGACGTACTTGAGGAGGAGAAGGCAGAGCTGGAGGCCGAGATCTCCGAActgcagaaggagaaagagCGTCTGGAGTTTGTACTGGTGGCCCACCAGCCAAACTGCAAGATCCCGTACCAGGAGCAGGCTCAGCAGGCCTCAGTGCAGTCCCAGCTCGCTCCTCAGAGCCTGCCACCTCCCGTCTCCATTGTGGGCTTGACTGTGAAGGAGGACTCTTTCTATCTCCCTCCTGCCTACTCTGCTCACCCGGCCCCCACACAGCCCCAGCCTCCGTTGCAGCATCAGCaagtccagcagcagcagcagcctcaaGCAGGGATGATGCAGGAGGTAGAGTTTTCTAGTTCTTTCTACGGCTCAGCTGAGCCAGCACCTGGTGGGCCATGCCTTATGGCCAGTGacagtggtggtggtggtgttaACCATGACGATGCCGCCATTGGCAGTTACAACACCTCATACACATCTTCATTTGTGTTCACCTACCCAGAGGGAGCCTGCGGGGTCAGTGCCAACCAGCGGAACAGCAGTAGCGAGCAGTCATCCGATTCCCTGAACTCGCCTTCGCTGCTGGCACTCTGA
- the c18h19orf47 gene encoding uncharacterized protein C19orf47 homolog isoform X2 encodes MLTCICCWWVHGGILTSHFIFMDGTTSSIEPLHLSLGQAGELVSTSEWIQFFKDAGIPAGLAVTYAVSFVDHRIQKNMLMDLSKDIMMDLGITVIGDIITILKHAKQVHRQDMCKMAAEAITSGQTSVQAELRRTAKTPATRMIANALSHDSPPATPVRRPIDNRLSVTVSNSQANKNSKAVVSQPADEGKPAAKRRRVTAEMEGLKRTSVFERLGAESMADTTTSNSKPTGVFSRLDKGDKSGEMPKPGNTDANTDEDDEDTDGEGSVLQYAGVLKRPTPSKKKALTSKAPPITLRRLGGKFKLLPSDAPTSSSTSPPNGLPPAKISILQRLGKPPATGAAVTPTSADTQDNRVTSTRSRAPEKSTSASSKVSSSNSPGGGGESAGAKMDVKAVSVFKRLGSKKP; translated from the exons ATGCTAACATGTATCTGCTGCTGGTGGGTTCACGGTGGCATCTTAACGTCTCATTTCATCTTTATGGACGGAACAACCAGCAGCATAGAGCCGCTTCATCTTTCGTTAGGTCAAGCTGGCGAACTTGTTT CCACCTCAGAGTGGATTCAGTTTTTTAAGGATGCAGGGATTCCTGCCGGCCTCGCTGTCACCTATGCAGTTTCCTTTGTGGACCACAG AATCCAGAAGAACATGCTAATGGACCTCAGTAAAGACATCATGATGGACCTCGGCATTACAGTCATCGGAGACATCATTACCATTCTTAAACATGCCAAACAGGTGCACAGGCAG GACATGTGCAAAATGGCAGCTGAGGCCATCACCTCAGGACAGACCAGTGTCCAGGCTGAGCTCAGAAGAACGGCCAAGACTC ctgCTACTCGTATGATTGCCAACGCTTTGAGCCATGACTCCCCTCCCGCCACGCCAGTCCGCCGACCCATTGACAACCGGCTCTCGGTCACAGTGTCCAACTCGCAGGCAAACAAGAACAGCAAAGCAG TCGTAAGCCAGCCAGCCGACGAGGGGAAGCCTGCAGCAAAGCGCCGACGTGTCACAGCTGAGATGGAAG GCTTAAAGCGTACCTCTGTGTTTGAAAGACTTGGAGCCGAATCGATGGCAGACACGACGACCAGTAACAGCAAG CCCACCGGGGTGTTCAGCCGCCTGGACAAGGGGGACAAAAGCGGAGAGATGCCGAAGCCAGGAAACACGGACGCAAACACGGACGAAGATGACGAGGACACAGACGGCGAGGGCTCTGTCCTGCAGTATGCCGGCGTCCTCAAGAGACCCACACCGTCTAAGAAGAAAGCGCTCACTTCCAAGGCGCCCCCGATCACCCTGCGTCGCCTGGGTGGGAAATTCAAGCTGCTTCCCTCCGATGCTCCCACCTCCTCTTCTACCTCACCCCCAAACGGCCTCCCACCGGCCAAAATCAGCATTCTTCAGAGACTGGGCAAGCCCCCCGCCACAGGCGCAGCGGTGACGCCAACGTCCGCTGACACTCAGGACAACAGAGTGACGAGCACCAGATCCAGAGCACCGGAGAAATCCACTTCAGCCAGTTCAAAggtcagcagcagcaacagcccAGGGGGAGGAGGGGAGTCTGCTGGGGCCAAGATGGACGTCAAGGCTGTCAGTGTTTTCAAAAGACTGGGCAGCAAGAAACCCTAA
- the c18h19orf47 gene encoding uncharacterized protein C19orf47 homolog isoform X3, protein MATVTTATSEWIQFFKDAGIPAGLAVTYAVSFVDHRIQKNMLMDLSKDIMMDLGITVIGDIITILKHAKQVHRQDMCKMAAEAITSGQTSVQAELRRTAKTPATRMIANALSHDSPPATPVRRPIDNRLSVTVSNSQANKNSKAVVSQPADEGKPAAKRRRVTAEMEGKYIINMPKGTTPRTRRILAQQAKKGLKRTSVFERLGAESMADTTTSNSKPTGVFSRLDKGDKSGEMPKPGNTDANTDEDDEDTDGEGSVLQYAGVLKRPTPSKKKALTSKAPPITLRRLGGKFKLLPSDAPTSSSTSPPNGLPPAKISILQRLGKPPATGAAVTPTSADTQDNRVTSTRSRAPEKSTSASSKVSSSNSPGGGGESAGAKMDVKAVSVFKRLGSKKP, encoded by the exons ATGGCGACCGTGACAACAG CCACCTCAGAGTGGATTCAGTTTTTTAAGGATGCAGGGATTCCTGCCGGCCTCGCTGTCACCTATGCAGTTTCCTTTGTGGACCACAG AATCCAGAAGAACATGCTAATGGACCTCAGTAAAGACATCATGATGGACCTCGGCATTACAGTCATCGGAGACATCATTACCATTCTTAAACATGCCAAACAGGTGCACAGGCAG GACATGTGCAAAATGGCAGCTGAGGCCATCACCTCAGGACAGACCAGTGTCCAGGCTGAGCTCAGAAGAACGGCCAAGACTC ctgCTACTCGTATGATTGCCAACGCTTTGAGCCATGACTCCCCTCCCGCCACGCCAGTCCGCCGACCCATTGACAACCGGCTCTCGGTCACAGTGTCCAACTCGCAGGCAAACAAGAACAGCAAAGCAG TCGTAAGCCAGCCAGCCGACGAGGGGAAGCCTGCAGCAAAGCGCCGACGTGTCACAGCTGAGATGGAAGGCAAGTACATCATCAACATGCCAAAGGGCACCACGCCTCGTACACGTCGAATCCTGGCCCAGCAGGCCAAGAAAG GCTTAAAGCGTACCTCTGTGTTTGAAAGACTTGGAGCCGAATCGATGGCAGACACGACGACCAGTAACAGCAAG CCCACCGGGGTGTTCAGCCGCCTGGACAAGGGGGACAAAAGCGGAGAGATGCCGAAGCCAGGAAACACGGACGCAAACACGGACGAAGATGACGAGGACACAGACGGCGAGGGCTCTGTCCTGCAGTATGCCGGCGTCCTCAAGAGACCCACACCGTCTAAGAAGAAAGCGCTCACTTCCAAGGCGCCCCCGATCACCCTGCGTCGCCTGGGTGGGAAATTCAAGCTGCTTCCCTCCGATGCTCCCACCTCCTCTTCTACCTCACCCCCAAACGGCCTCCCACCGGCCAAAATCAGCATTCTTCAGAGACTGGGCAAGCCCCCCGCCACAGGCGCAGCGGTGACGCCAACGTCCGCTGACACTCAGGACAACAGAGTGACGAGCACCAGATCCAGAGCACCGGAGAAATCCACTTCAGCCAGTTCAAAggtcagcagcagcaacagcccAGGGGGAGGAGGGGAGTCTGCTGGGGCCAAGATGGACGTCAAGGCTGTCAGTGTTTTCAAAAGACTGGGCAGCAAGAAACCCTAA
- the c18h19orf47 gene encoding uncharacterized protein C19orf47 homolog isoform X1 — MLTCICCWWVHGGILTSHFIFMDGTTSSIEPLHLSLGQAGELVSTSEWIQFFKDAGIPAGLAVTYAVSFVDHRIQKNMLMDLSKDIMMDLGITVIGDIITILKHAKQVHRQDMCKMAAEAITSGQTSVQAELRRTAKTPATRMIANALSHDSPPATPVRRPIDNRLSVTVSNSQANKNSKAVVSQPADEGKPAAKRRRVTAEMEGKYIINMPKGTTPRTRRILAQQAKKGLKRTSVFERLGAESMADTTTSNSKPTGVFSRLDKGDKSGEMPKPGNTDANTDEDDEDTDGEGSVLQYAGVLKRPTPSKKKALTSKAPPITLRRLGGKFKLLPSDAPTSSSTSPPNGLPPAKISILQRLGKPPATGAAVTPTSADTQDNRVTSTRSRAPEKSTSASSKVSSSNSPGGGGESAGAKMDVKAVSVFKRLGSKKP; from the exons ATGCTAACATGTATCTGCTGCTGGTGGGTTCACGGTGGCATCTTAACGTCTCATTTCATCTTTATGGACGGAACAACCAGCAGCATAGAGCCGCTTCATCTTTCGTTAGGTCAAGCTGGCGAACTTGTTT CCACCTCAGAGTGGATTCAGTTTTTTAAGGATGCAGGGATTCCTGCCGGCCTCGCTGTCACCTATGCAGTTTCCTTTGTGGACCACAG AATCCAGAAGAACATGCTAATGGACCTCAGTAAAGACATCATGATGGACCTCGGCATTACAGTCATCGGAGACATCATTACCATTCTTAAACATGCCAAACAGGTGCACAGGCAG GACATGTGCAAAATGGCAGCTGAGGCCATCACCTCAGGACAGACCAGTGTCCAGGCTGAGCTCAGAAGAACGGCCAAGACTC ctgCTACTCGTATGATTGCCAACGCTTTGAGCCATGACTCCCCTCCCGCCACGCCAGTCCGCCGACCCATTGACAACCGGCTCTCGGTCACAGTGTCCAACTCGCAGGCAAACAAGAACAGCAAAGCAG TCGTAAGCCAGCCAGCCGACGAGGGGAAGCCTGCAGCAAAGCGCCGACGTGTCACAGCTGAGATGGAAGGCAAGTACATCATCAACATGCCAAAGGGCACCACGCCTCGTACACGTCGAATCCTGGCCCAGCAGGCCAAGAAAG GCTTAAAGCGTACCTCTGTGTTTGAAAGACTTGGAGCCGAATCGATGGCAGACACGACGACCAGTAACAGCAAG CCCACCGGGGTGTTCAGCCGCCTGGACAAGGGGGACAAAAGCGGAGAGATGCCGAAGCCAGGAAACACGGACGCAAACACGGACGAAGATGACGAGGACACAGACGGCGAGGGCTCTGTCCTGCAGTATGCCGGCGTCCTCAAGAGACCCACACCGTCTAAGAAGAAAGCGCTCACTTCCAAGGCGCCCCCGATCACCCTGCGTCGCCTGGGTGGGAAATTCAAGCTGCTTCCCTCCGATGCTCCCACCTCCTCTTCTACCTCACCCCCAAACGGCCTCCCACCGGCCAAAATCAGCATTCTTCAGAGACTGGGCAAGCCCCCCGCCACAGGCGCAGCGGTGACGCCAACGTCCGCTGACACTCAGGACAACAGAGTGACGAGCACCAGATCCAGAGCACCGGAGAAATCCACTTCAGCCAGTTCAAAggtcagcagcagcaacagcccAGGGGGAGGAGGGGAGTCTGCTGGGGCCAAGATGGACGTCAAGGCTGTCAGTGTTTTCAAAAGACTGGGCAGCAAGAAACCCTAA